CTCTAGCCCTTCATCTGCTGGATTTATCTTGCACACCGTCGCTGATGCAGCCGTTGAATCTCGCTTTTGTTGCAGCCCCTCTGCTTTGTGACGGGTCGAGAGGCTCCACACGCCGCCCTGACACcagtcctcttcctcttcctcctcctgctgctgctgcagatgAGAAGCCACACATTCTCTCTGTGAAGTATtgtctcctccttcttcttcgtGCCCCCTCTTTCGCCTTttcttctttgcttttttttcgtCGGCAGGCCCCACCGGGTCAAACCGGGTGTCGGCAACCGCATCGACTTCCACCTCAGAGTGGCGccgcttctttttcttcttcctcttctggaTGTCAAGGCTGTTTGATTTTGGGGGCTCGGCGCTGAGGCTACGTAAAGACTTGGGGCTCTTTTGGGCGGGACTATGAAATCCATTGAGTGAACGGCTGGCGTTTTCTGTGTGTTTCTGCGGGCTCTGCTGTTGAAAGTGGGCCAAGTGGACTTTTGAGGGATGGGATGAAGCCGTTCTGTGAAAAGAGCACCTGGATTATTTTCCATCCACACTGAGGCGCTCGCGTGTGACGTTCAGGGAAGCCTACCTGTGAGCGTGAGTGGGCGGAGCAGCGGCGAGGTGGTTAGTGTGAGTTTGATGAGTGGGGTCTCCGGACGGCTGTCGtggcaatgggggcggagcatCAATGCTGCTCGGACTCCGACTGAGAGCCTGCAGTTAtcgacaaaaataaaaacttggtGGTCTAAAGAAAAATAGCCATGAAcgtgacaaaaagaaagaaaggaggaGAGGGGAATGGCAGGAAAAGATGGAGGCGGGGAGAAGCAAAGAGGAAGGGGGCATGGCAGAGAACAATTAGAAATGGTTAGAAAAAAGGAAGGtcaaaaaggaaaagaagaccAAGCGTAGACTTTGTGGCTGATTAGACTCGGTGCACGTACGGTAGCGTACACTCACAGGGAGGAACATCGTTGCATTTATGGAGAGGAAATACTAATTAGCAACAAGAAACGCACATGTCGTCAACATCGAttgtttttcccccctttaGAAAACACTTTGGTCTTCCATCTAGGCgagctctttttttcttgacaacATGATGTCTAGAATGTGTTTTGTTAACATCCTATTCTATGAACGTTATTCAGGAGTAACGCCACATCACTGTTACTCCACCTGATGGGAGTCCATCTTTCAATACATTCTTTTATCTTTAACGGGACGTTTTTGGTGGTTTTGCACCCAGTTGCACCTCAAAAGTGTTTTGCGTtgcccaaccatgataagttcatttccttgtttataaatggaatatttgtgtAGTTACGGCATTGGAAACCCGTCTACAACCttcataacacccctatagtcacatttacactactattacccaatatagtagacataataagagaaaataagacataaataagacttatgctcgtgtgtgttgctgtaaatgtgttccattgctcggggagctgagtggagggtgaatgcatcttctgaatgccttaaattcatattttagttcttttagccatttttatgcttgggaatgcttcatttaggcaaacaataaGTAACAATTGGCTTAattatgcagatttttttttttaataacagtcaatattcaaccacaaaacagcatgatttatattCATCTATATCTAttttaaaaaccatgatagagtgaagcagtgAAGTTTGaaaaagggattactgtactaggcttaatgtttttttatagaCTGGTGCATCTCAATCAATGAAAACATTGTGCAGAAGTTAAGAGACCAATTAGAGCATTGCTCATTAGAATGTGAACCACTACCGTAGTttgttaaatattaaatatatatttttaatgattaagaAATACAGTCTTTAAATATTTCACTGTGTAAAGTGAATGTCGACAATATAAAAgttccattgttgtttttttaaattgaaccaCTGAAATAAATGACCTTTGATCCATGTGGTGtaataaagatgctaaaagcgaTCCAGCGTAAGCCAACATATGCTAAGATATCTCAACAAGCTATACAGTAGGCCACAAAACAAACTTGTGTAATATGAATTactttttagaacgtgccgaggcccaaaaaaatgtgagctgcgggccgcactttggacgctcCCAGTCTAGGGGTTACAGCGCCGCCTGTACCACCAACTGAAAAGCCTGCAAATGCAATTCATTTCGAGCAATCCCATTTTCCTGTGTGTGCTGAAATAGTTGGCTAAGGCAGGACGGGAATGTGGCTCACCTTCTTGGCCGACAGCGCCAGCTTTTTGGCAGGCGGTGGTGACATGGTGCTGCTGGTGGCTTCGGATGTGATGTTGTTGAGGGCCGGAGGCTTCACCTTTACCGTCCTctgctcctccacgctcttggCGGGAGACGCTACGTTGCTGGAACCTTTGCGAGGAGTGGAGGGGGCCTCTCCCGCTGGCGCACTCTTGGGACCCGTGATGTCCTGGTTGATGGAATGACCACACACACGGCAGTGAGCAGAACGTGCATCCACACACCTGAATCACTCTGCATGCTTCCACTATTTGCAACCTCACCTTTGACTCGGTGGTGTCGGCAGAGGAGGAATCGGACAGAGATTTAAATGAGGTAGACGCTGTGAGGCCCCTGCCGTCACCGCCTTGCTTTTTGTCCACGTCCGTCCTGCCCACGCCATTGTTGGACGGGGTTGGTGTGCTGCAGCGCGACTGCACTTGGCTCTGAGGAGAGGGCTTCTTCAGCTTCTTGAAAGGTTCCTCGATAACCGTGGGGCCGCCTGGCAGCTTGGCGCCGTTGGAGGATGAGGTCCAGCTGGATAGAcggggctgctgctgctgctgcagcggAGCGCTGCTCACACCGTTTCTAGCAACCGGCAGGCCCAAACCGCCGTCCATGGACTGGATCTTGCGTAATTGTGCTGGCTCAAGTTTCTGTCAAATGTGAGTAAAAGCCATGTAAAAACGTACATGTGTCATTTTACATGCAGGGtaggggtgtgcaaagtgcagcTTAGGGGCCATTGGCTGGCCCACTGCacagtttaaaaatataatttaacgagaaaattttaaaaagcatacgttttacaagaataaagtccaaatattaagagaaaaaaagttgtaatctaacaagaaaaagtcacaattttatgagaataacgtcgtaatatgaggaaaaataaccccatagtagcagaaagttgaaacttgaaagaaaaaagacgttttttttttttttttttttaaatcgtaatattatgaaaaccaaacaaaacaaaaataaagctgtatttttgagaaaatgaaGTGGCGGAAAAAGTTCTACTGTTATGAGAGGAAAACCAAAATATGGTGGCAATAAAGTcctatttacaagaaaaaaatccattcatccattttctgtgccgcttatcctaattagggttgcgggggtatgctggagcctatcccagctgacttcgggcgagaggcggggtacaccctggactggtcgccagccaatcgcaaggcacacaaaaagaaaattgccaAGAAAAAGGTTTCAATAGTTGGAAAACTAAAAGAACAGTTTTAAAcagtttaaaaacaattttacaagaataaagtcaaaatattaagagaaaaacatatTGTAGCAAGAAAAAATGTGGCAATTTTACATGAATCAACTGGTAcgattatgaggaaaaaagtcattttatgagttgaaatatgaaagaaaaataacttTCGTGAAAgtcgtactattatgagaaacaaacaacaaaataaagatgttatttttttaacattatgaaaataaagtcaaaatattatggaaacaaAGTCAGAATACtgggaaaagaaaaacaatcttcgcttgggcatctgtgtggagcaTGCGTGTTGggtgaattggcgactctaaattgcccatgggtgtgaatgtgagtgtgcttGGTgctttgtctacatgtgccctgccagtggcttgcgaccagtccagggtgtaccccgcctcttggtGGAGTGAGTCTGGACACCTCTGCTGTAGGGTGAGGGTGTGTACGTACCTTTGTGACCTGTGGGGAGGAGAGAGGTCCGTTCAGATGAACCCGCTTTATTTGCTCTGATGAAGCGCTGTTCTTTCCAGAATGCAACATCCCCTGCTTGCCTGTTTGCCCATCTGCATTCTTCTTACTTTCAGGGATCCTTTCATGAAAAAACCAAAAGACAGTGTAAGAAACAGTAAGAGACAAAGAGTTGCTGGCATGCAAGCAGCGGTGCTCACCTCAGGTAGAAAAGCACATAAGCCTGCTGGTTCAACACCACTTTAATGTTGCTGGAGTGCACCATGGAGTCGTTCATTTGGTACCATTGCCCATTGCTTGCCTAAACAACACAGGACACAAACTCTAGAAGTGAAAATCCCGAAATGGTGCGACAAATATAAACGTCAAGACTGAGTTATGAGGTCAGAACAAAGACTTGAACCAAATACGcagccgtccctcgccacttcaaatTGCCTTCACTACAAAAActgttaatattaattaataaaaaaaatggtttgtttcgtggttgactctgGCCTAttgttaattttaaaaatatgcatatttaagcaaatttgacatatttttggcctaaattcagcattttcaagcataaaagtagctaaatgaactaaaatacaaatacaaggcaggcATTGAAagaagtattctacactggtcactaggtgtcagtaatgttacattatgcgccaccgcaggaagtactcgcATCCAGAAAGCAAACAAGAACAATTAACTCCCCCAGTGCTAACATGCGAGTGTATATTTtccattatgtctcctatatagCACCGTACAGGTGTAAAGGTGagtccatgtctagagggctctgataatgttaaaaacctcaTTTACAcggtcattaacaggttttctatgatctaactccaaaaatattccatttataaataagggattctacttcatggaaattccaGCCGGCTATAAAACTAATTAGtgtacacaaaagcagtctcagagaagcaagcgacaatttggagtcattgtgtggttatgccATATACCAAGCATTGCCAACCCATCCATCTTTGGGACTTCGTCAGCCGATCCCAAAAATGTTAGGAAAACTGAAAGTATTATCAAATCAGTGGCCCTCCCTCCCACGGAGTGACCAATAGGCTCGCATTTTGActactgaacacgcccgtacgcctcgccgcttTCCAGGCAAGCAACCCGTAAGCCAAGTCCCCAAAAATGGGGTCGATCTTACGTAGACTCATGGCCGAGATCGGGGATCTTGGGCTGAAATTGTTTGGTGACCACTGGGCTATACAATCACCAATAACTCACATTAAGAGATCAACTTTGCCAAATTGGTATTATTAATTATTCttgcgcatgcgtgtgtgtgtgtgtgtgtgtgtacgtgggtTGTTGGAGCAATTTAAGAGATTATGTCAGCGGTTCCAAACATTTGTCGTAGTGCGCAGTGGATGACACTAGAGGTCAGTCTATCCGCCTGCTGCACGCAGCTCAGCCATGCAGGCTTTGCACGCTTTTAAACACTAGCATGGTGAAACATCTGACTTCATAGCAATCATAATGAAGCCGATTAAGTCATGAAGTGAAGGTCTGTAGTCACCATCTCACCTTGACATAGCAGTAGTAGTGGCCAGCGTGGCAGCTGTAGCCGGAGTGAACCAGAACGGCGTAGAGGCCATACATGACAGGATCACCTGAACTCTGAGACATGTAGGGCCGGATGTTGAGGAATTCTGGATATCCAACATCCTAAAATagcaacaacataaaaaaagaggaaaataagAAACGGTCAAATAAATGGGAACGCCCCTTAAAACTCAAAAGAATTTGCCAACCTTTGTTATTTTCCCTCCACTGAAGTTAGCAAACCGCTTCAGGGAAAGCGTCAGTACATTTGATGTTCGATGGACCGTGAAGCGCTTGGTTGCCGGCACTTTCTTTTTGCACCTAAAAAAACCAACAGAAAACAATCCTCATTCACTTTAACAGGAAGAAATGAGATGTGCACAAGTGCAAGTGTTTGCTGGTTGGTTGTTTTGTACTCACTTGGCACACATGTAGGCATTCTCTCCACTCAGAACGTCAGGTTTCACAAACAGCTCCAAGGCTCGCACAATGTTTACTGCTTGCTGCAGGACAAAAAGGaaaacacttcaatactactttgacacatttagacaataatggatgTGTATCCACTAGAGGTGTCACGAGACCAAACCGTGATAAGAtttctggtttggagaaaagctgtctcgcaagaaaaagggcagccagaagccaatcagactgtccactgtggcatcgctactatgaatgataataaaggTACTATAGGGGTGACAGTGTGCAAGACATTGTTGGATGCAAACATTAAGTGCTGTACACACTTTAAAGGATTTttagacatgaagttgtatgacatccccatcagcagtgtagtacatcaacggtGACGAGTccggttctggtcggagatccgggccatttaagtaaagagtgtGGCTTCTCTAAACAATATaggttcaaaagagtaatacatttgcatcacaaatgcatcacagacctcacaaatcgctctgcgttatatttgtcccccGCTATATCCCTGTGTAtgcgatgaagacgctcgcCCCAGCAAATAtgcggaactatgttcctcgtcagggaaatccgaccagaaccggACTCACGGGACTAAGTGGCGGGAGCAAGTCACTGTCGATGTAGTACACTggcgatggggatgtcatacagcttcatgtcaaaacatcccaaCTGTCCCTTTAAACCCTGCAATACAACCTTCCCTGGTGTTCCCAGCgagagtagtagtagtagtagaggagtagtaattctacacttgaaaACGATGAGAAGATGAAAACAGGTCGTCTGCACGCTTAATTACCGTTAtcattcatcatcatcaacattaATAATAGCAACACGGGGTCTGCTCAGAGCAGGTATCCGACTATATGCACCAAGATGGCCACAGCCAGTGGCTCCCTCTGCTCTGCATCCGGTTCTCCTCACCTCCAGAGCTGCCCAGAGTCTGTGTCCATCATAAAGGCGTAATGTGGCAAAGGAGGGGAGATGTGTCCCTAAGTAATGTGGAACTACATGATAACATTTTAAAACCTGTGTGGATTAAGAAATGGTATTTCAGacaggacactaattatgtctagcttggagattgtagctgctgcatcagccactgacttactaaatacacacatatgattctcagtctattttatttttgaatataaaaatgaagttttggtgttaaaatacaacCCATTGGATACGTTcgtacacacagagatgcatcTAGGCTTCTTGCCACATATTAAAAATGTCTTcttccataacattttgacatttattaaacaggtggGTTTTCATTGTACCCATTTACTTTTACTGAGGATTTAGTTTGGTGgacccctccctctggctttgcCTTCTTCTCTTGTCActcttaataaaaaataaaaaaaagctcgCTCTGATGATAGCTCCATCATAAATACAGCTAAATGCCTCTTATAGTAGACTACTATTAAGTGCCACTTTAAGTGccattttcctcttcatgatgcattttttgaccGATTGTGACTCAtcgtcgtgaaaatacggtacacaCTTTTGTGGAATACTGTATGATAATAAGCGCATACCCGTATCTCCACAGCAATGTCCAGGTAAGGGTCGTAGGTGTCAGACACACTTTTGCAAATGGAACATTTCactgcaaaagaaaataaaaaagaaacttGTAAGTGTGCAagcaataatataataatcagtgtgaAAGACAGACATTCAATACCTCTTGATCGCAGATAGCCTCCAAAAATCTGGTGAACCAGTGTTGTGGCCTGCGTCTGCCTGTCCAGCCTGCGAGAAATTGAATAGCGTTTAAATGATAATATTCTTCTTGGTTTAAGATAGTGACAAAAAGAGGCCTGACTTTGGGTAGCCATTAAGACAGGCTTTCTGCATGGCGTCAATGGTGTACCGCAGGAACTCATGAGCATCCTCCTGGCTACCGAAGCGGAAGTG
This genomic interval from Dunckerocampus dactyliophorus isolate RoL2022-P2 chromosome 18, RoL_Ddac_1.1, whole genome shotgun sequence contains the following:
- the usp36 gene encoding ubiquitin carboxyl-terminal hydrolase 36 isoform X2 — encoded protein: MPIVDKLKEALKPGRKESGDDSDLNKLLASSAKKVLLQKIEFEPATKGFSYQLDSLRNKYVILNPRNEGATGQKGAEPPQIKRQVSENLVGGQGDGIPAPQKMLFPTNKLTLKWERVYRVGAGLHNLGNTCFLNSTVQCLTYTPPLANYLLSKEHSRVCHPSGFCMICVMQNHIIQTFANTGNAIKPVSFIRDLKKIARHFRFGSQEDAHEFLRYTIDAMQKACLNGYPKLDRQTQATTLVHQIFGGYLRSRVKCSICKSVSDTYDPYLDIAVEIRQAVNIVRALELFVKPDVLSGENAYMCAKCKKKVPATKRFTVHRTSNVLTLSLKRFANFSGGKITKDVGYPEFLNIRPYMSQSSGDPVMYGLYAVLVHSGYSCHAGHYYCYVKASNGQWYQMNDSMVHSSNIKVVLNQQAYVLFYLRIPESKKNADGQTGKQGMLHSGKNSASSEQIKRVHLNGPLSSPQVTKKLEPAQLRKIQSMDGGLGLPVARNGVSSAPLQQQQQPRLSSWTSSSNGAKLPGGPTVIEEPFKKLKKPSPQSQVQSRCSTPTPSNNGVGRTDVDKKQGGDGRGLTASTSFKSLSDSSSADTTESKDITGPKSAPAGEAPSTPRKGSSNVASPAKSVEEQRTVKVKPPALNNITSEATSSTMSPPPAKKLALSAKKALSRSPSSIDAPPPLPRQPSGDPTHQTHTNHLAAAPPTHAHRTASSHPSKVHLAHFQQQSPQKHTENASRSLNGFHSPAQKSPKSLRSLSAEPPKSNSLDIQKRKKKKKRRHSEVEVDAVADTRFDPVGPADEKKAKKKRRKRGHEEEGGDNTSQRECVASHLQQQQEEEEEEDWCQGGVWSLSTRHKAEGLQQKRDSTAASATVCKINPADEGLECVSMKKKKKKKRKRKKMTPEALQETSGVASQCCESKAAVDPKETGEMIVLKKKAKKKKRLKEEVRRHQASRPNGDLDAEEPPPKKNPAEGEKSHKRSTAKVVVWDSHVQDGYKRSQAPAADARGPLPAHASWDGKKTSDVVAELLRNASDKAYGASVLSWDGQLSAVSRDAIEDVRYARCDTVIDEWDEDFDSGKVKKVKSLKKEKWRGGSSIFQKIQDRRNKWSVTPAGKRVFGARR
- the usp36 gene encoding ubiquitin carboxyl-terminal hydrolase 36 isoform X3 gives rise to the protein MPIVDKLKEALKPGRKESGDDSDLNKLLASSAKKVLLQKIEFEPATKGFSYQLDSLRNKYVILNPRNEGATGQKGAEPPQIKRQVSENLVGGQGDGIPAPQKMLFPTNKLTLKWERVYRVGAGLHNLGNTCFLNSTVQCLTYTPPLANYLLSKEHSRVCHPSGFCMICVMQNHIIQTFANTGNAIKPVSFIRDLKKIARHFRFGSQEDAHEFLRYTIDAMQKACLNGYPKLDRQTQATTLVHQIFGGYLRSRVKCSICKSVSDTYDPYLDIAVEIRQAVNIVRALELFVKPDVLSGENAYMCAKCKKKVPATKRFTVHRTSNVLTLSLKRFANFSGGKITKDVGYPEFLNIRPYMSQSSGDPVMYGLYAVLVHSGYSCHAGHYYCYVKASNGQWYQMNDSMVHSSNIKVVLNQQAYVLFYLRIPESKKNADGQTGKQGMLHSGKNSASSEQIKRVHLNGPLSSPQVTKKLEPAQLRKIQSMDGGLGLPVARNGVSSAPLQQQQQPRLSSWTSSSNGAKLPGGPTVIEEPFKKLKKPSPQSQVQSRCSTPTPSNNGVGRTDVDKKQGGDGRGLTASTSFKSLSDSSSADTTESKDITGPKSAPAGEAPSTPRKGSSNVASPAKSVEEQRTVKVKPPALNNITSEATSSTMSPPPAKKLALSAKKALSRSPSSIDAPPPLPRQPSGDPTHQTHTNHLAAAPPTHAHRTASSHPSKVHLAHFQQQSPQKHTENASRSLNGFHSPAQKSPKSLRSLSAEPPKSNSLDIQKRKKKKKRRHSEVEVDAVADTRFDPVGPADEKKAKKKRRKRGHEEEGGDNTSQRECVASHLQQQQEEEEEEDWCQGGVWSLSTRHKAEGLQQKRDSTAASATVCKINPADEGLECVSMKKKKKKKRKRKKMTPEALQETSGVASQCSCESKAAVDPKETGEMIVLKKKAKKKKRLKEEVRRHQASRPNGDLDAEEPPPKKNPAEAKVVVWDSHVQDGYKRSQAPAADARGPLPAHASWDGKKTSDVVAELLRNASDKAYGASVLSWDGQLSAVSRDAIEDVRYARCDTVIDEWDEDFDSGKVKKVKSLKKEKWRGGSSIFQKIQDRRNKWSVTPAGKRVFGARR
- the usp36 gene encoding ubiquitin carboxyl-terminal hydrolase 36 isoform X4, whose protein sequence is MPIVDKLKEALKPGRKESGDDSDLNKLLASSAKKVLLQKIEFEPATKGFSYQLDSLRNKYVILNPRNEGATGQKGAEPPQIKRQGHPSGFCMICVMQNHIIQTFANTGNAIKPVSFIRDLKKIARHFRFGSQEDAHEFLRYTIDAMQKACLNGYPKLDRQTQATTLVHQIFGGYLRSRVKCSICKSVSDTYDPYLDIAVEIRQAVNIVRALELFVKPDVLSGENAYMCAKCKKKVPATKRFTVHRTSNVLTLSLKRFANFSGGKITKDVGYPEFLNIRPYMSQSSGDPVMYGLYAVLVHSGYSCHAGHYYCYVKASNGQWYQMNDSMVHSSNIKVVLNQQAYVLFYLRIPESKKNADGQTGKQGMLHSGKNSASSEQIKRVHLNGPLSSPQVTKKLEPAQLRKIQSMDGGLGLPVARNGVSSAPLQQQQQPRLSSWTSSSNGAKLPGGPTVIEEPFKKLKKPSPQSQVQSRCSTPTPSNNGVGRTDVDKKQGGDGRGLTASTSFKSLSDSSSADTTESKDITGPKSAPAGEAPSTPRKGSSNVASPAKSVEEQRTVKVKPPALNNITSEATSSTMSPPPAKKLALSAKKALSRSPSSIDAPPPLPRQPSGDPTHQTHTNHLAAAPPTHAHRTASSHPSKVHLAHFQQQSPQKHTENASRSLNGFHSPAQKSPKSLRSLSAEPPKSNSLDIQKRKKKKKRRHSEVEVDAVADTRFDPVGPADEKKAKKKRRKRGHEEEGGDNTSQRECVASHLQQQQEEEEEEDWCQGGVWSLSTRHKAEGLQQKRDSTAASATVCKINPADEGLECVSMKKKKKKKRKRKKMTPEALQETSGVASQCSCESKAAVDPKETGEMIVLKKKAKKKKRLKEEVRRHQASRPNGDLDAEEPPPKKNPAEGEKSHKRSTAKVVVWDSHVQDGYKRSQAPAADARGPLPAHASWDGKKTSDVVAELLRNASDKAYGASVLSWDGQLSAVSRDAIEDVRYARCDTVIDEWDEDFDSGKVKKVKSLKKEKWRGGSSIFQKIQDRRNKWSVTPAGKRVFGARR
- the usp36 gene encoding ubiquitin carboxyl-terminal hydrolase 36 isoform X1, whose product is MPIVDKLKEALKPGRKESGDDSDLNKLLASSAKKVLLQKIEFEPATKGFSYQLDSLRNKYVILNPRNEGATGQKGAEPPQIKRQVSENLVGGQGDGIPAPQKMLFPTNKLTLKWERVYRVGAGLHNLGNTCFLNSTVQCLTYTPPLANYLLSKEHSRVCHPSGFCMICVMQNHIIQTFANTGNAIKPVSFIRDLKKIARHFRFGSQEDAHEFLRYTIDAMQKACLNGYPKLDRQTQATTLVHQIFGGYLRSRVKCSICKSVSDTYDPYLDIAVEIRQAVNIVRALELFVKPDVLSGENAYMCAKCKKKVPATKRFTVHRTSNVLTLSLKRFANFSGGKITKDVGYPEFLNIRPYMSQSSGDPVMYGLYAVLVHSGYSCHAGHYYCYVKASNGQWYQMNDSMVHSSNIKVVLNQQAYVLFYLRIPESKKNADGQTGKQGMLHSGKNSASSEQIKRVHLNGPLSSPQVTKKLEPAQLRKIQSMDGGLGLPVARNGVSSAPLQQQQQPRLSSWTSSSNGAKLPGGPTVIEEPFKKLKKPSPQSQVQSRCSTPTPSNNGVGRTDVDKKQGGDGRGLTASTSFKSLSDSSSADTTESKDITGPKSAPAGEAPSTPRKGSSNVASPAKSVEEQRTVKVKPPALNNITSEATSSTMSPPPAKKLALSAKKALSRSPSSIDAPPPLPRQPSGDPTHQTHTNHLAAAPPTHAHRTASSHPSKVHLAHFQQQSPQKHTENASRSLNGFHSPAQKSPKSLRSLSAEPPKSNSLDIQKRKKKKKRRHSEVEVDAVADTRFDPVGPADEKKAKKKRRKRGHEEEGGDNTSQRECVASHLQQQQEEEEEEDWCQGGVWSLSTRHKAEGLQQKRDSTAASATVCKINPADEGLECVSMKKKKKKKRKRKKMTPEALQETSGVASQCSCESKAAVDPKETGEMIVLKKKAKKKKRLKEEVRRHQASRPNGDLDAEEPPPKKNPAEGEKSHKRSTAKVVVWDSHVQDGYKRSQAPAADARGPLPAHASWDGKKTSDVVAELLRNASDKAYGASVLSWDGQLSAVSRDAIEDVRYARCDTVIDEWDEDFDSGKVKKVKSLKKEKWRGGSSIFQKIQDRRNKWSVTPAGKRVFGARR